Proteins encoded together in one Etheostoma cragini isolate CJK2018 chromosome 11, CSU_Ecrag_1.0, whole genome shotgun sequence window:
- the LOC117953324 gene encoding melanoregulin-like isoform X1: MDTTSNIAQIFWSPTFASEDISGPMGTTFTICCCDYYLKHNREEKNAILCMRTTAASTQPELSSSESSDSDIEEESLFGPQPSRRRPRNHQLSQRSTVDRWASTNRACESPIRRGSDRELQDFISMRDKADQATEEWEKLNYDIHTLRYARREVRSRWKKILLLLGYQREVDSLLCVNRQNRFSRDQEHLNKATELLKQLLDHTSLFPSETEHQNTYLCVMDRLVSLDSAEDFVRLAKEKYPKKVG, encoded by the exons ATGGACACAACAAGTAATATTGCTCAGATATTTTGGTCTCCGACATTTGCAAGTGAGGACATTTCAG GGCCAATGGGTACCACGTTTACCATCTGCTGTTGTGATTACTATCTGAAACACAACAGGGAAGAGAAGAATGCTATTTTGTG CATGCGTACCACCGCAGCTTCCACACAACCAGAGTTGTCATCCAGTGAGTCCAGCGACAGTGACATAGAAGAGGAGAGCCTTTTTGGGCCTCAGCCTTCGAGAAGGAGGCCACGGAACCACCAGCTGAGCCAGAGGAGCACTGTGGATCGATGGGCATCCACAAACAGAGCCTGTGAGTCTCCCATTAGGAGAGGATCGGACAGAGAGTTACAGGATTTTATCAGCATGAGAGACAAGGCTGACCAGGCTACAGAG GAATGGGAGAAGCTGAATTATGACATCCACACTTTACGCTACGCCAGACGGGAAGTCAGATCTCGATGGAAGAAAATCCTGCTGCTGCTAG GTTACCAGCGCGAGGTGGACTCCTTGCTGTGTGTGAACAGACAGAACCGCTTCAGCCGAGATCAGGAGCATCTGAACAAAGCCACTGAACTGTTGAAACAGCTGCTGGACCACACCTCGCTGTTTCCTTCTGAAACTGAACACCAGAACACATACCTCTGTGtcatg GACCGCCTGGTGTCGCTGGACAGTGCTGAAGATTTTGTCAGACTGGCCAAAGAAAAGTATCCCAAGAAAGtaggctga
- the LOC117953324 gene encoding melanoregulin-like isoform X2 has translation MDTTSNIAQIFWSPTFARPMGTTFTICCCDYYLKHNREEKNAILCMRTTAASTQPELSSSESSDSDIEEESLFGPQPSRRRPRNHQLSQRSTVDRWASTNRACESPIRRGSDRELQDFISMRDKADQATEEWEKLNYDIHTLRYARREVRSRWKKILLLLGYQREVDSLLCVNRQNRFSRDQEHLNKATELLKQLLDHTSLFPSETEHQNTYLCVMDRLVSLDSAEDFVRLAKEKYPKKVG, from the exons ATGGACACAACAAGTAATATTGCTCAGATATTTTGGTCTCCGACATTTGCAA GGCCAATGGGTACCACGTTTACCATCTGCTGTTGTGATTACTATCTGAAACACAACAGGGAAGAGAAGAATGCTATTTTGTG CATGCGTACCACCGCAGCTTCCACACAACCAGAGTTGTCATCCAGTGAGTCCAGCGACAGTGACATAGAAGAGGAGAGCCTTTTTGGGCCTCAGCCTTCGAGAAGGAGGCCACGGAACCACCAGCTGAGCCAGAGGAGCACTGTGGATCGATGGGCATCCACAAACAGAGCCTGTGAGTCTCCCATTAGGAGAGGATCGGACAGAGAGTTACAGGATTTTATCAGCATGAGAGACAAGGCTGACCAGGCTACAGAG GAATGGGAGAAGCTGAATTATGACATCCACACTTTACGCTACGCCAGACGGGAAGTCAGATCTCGATGGAAGAAAATCCTGCTGCTGCTAG GTTACCAGCGCGAGGTGGACTCCTTGCTGTGTGTGAACAGACAGAACCGCTTCAGCCGAGATCAGGAGCATCTGAACAAAGCCACTGAACTGTTGAAACAGCTGCTGGACCACACCTCGCTGTTTCCTTCTGAAACTGAACACCAGAACACATACCTCTGTGtcatg GACCGCCTGGTGTCGCTGGACAGTGCTGAAGATTTTGTCAGACTGGCCAAAGAAAAGTATCCCAAGAAAGtaggctga